A window of Acidobacteriota bacterium contains these coding sequences:
- a CDS encoding DUF302 domain-containing protein has translation MYYIVDSTKSFDQASADLEAAVTRHGFGVLHIHDLGATLRSKGIPFAEQCRVFEVCNPIQASKVLSTDMRLNMALPCRISVYSEHGQTKLGLIRPVDLLAGLSNDPALAEVAREVEEKTMLMVDEAR, from the coding sequence ATGTACTACATCGTCGACAGCACGAAGTCGTTCGACCAGGCCTCGGCCGATCTCGAGGCCGCGGTGACGCGTCACGGCTTCGGCGTGCTCCACATCCACGACCTCGGCGCAACGCTGCGCAGCAAAGGCATCCCGTTTGCGGAGCAGTGCCGGGTCTTCGAGGTGTGCAACCCCATCCAGGCCTCGAAGGTCCTCTCGACGGACATGCGCCTGAACATGGCCCTGCCGTGTCGCATCTCCGTCTATTCGGAGCACGGGCAGACGAAGCTTGGCCTGATCAGGCCGGTCGACCTGCTGGCGGGCCTGTCGAACGACCCCGCCCTCGCCGAGGTAGCGCGCGAGGTCGAGGAGAAGACCATGCTGATGGTGGACGAGGCCCGGTAG
- a CDS encoding AraC family transcriptional regulator: MRLTRLPRLALRPFVELLWAVDDTTGPWSLSAARERVLPTGRMHLAVRLSDAPVRLYVGANSPDGWTVGHAVVGGARTTSYIRDVSSPSRSVGAQLRPGAAWWLFGVPADTLAGRHTSLGDLRGRPTGELRDRLRHCTGLEHQLDCLESWLSGRLPRVHSLHPAVAHALERFGDDTPPVQRVVAEVGLSHRRFIEVFRNAVGLAPKAYCRVLRFRRAVHLLGTGLATNVVEVALAAGYADQSHFTREFSELAGLTPGEYRRMAPRLPHHVRV, encoded by the coding sequence ATGCGACTGACGCGCTTGCCGCGCCTCGCCCTGCGTCCGTTCGTCGAGCTGCTCTGGGCCGTCGACGACACGACCGGGCCCTGGTCGCTCTCGGCCGCCCGCGAACGCGTCCTGCCCACGGGGCGGATGCATCTCGCCGTCCGGCTCTCGGACGCCCCCGTGCGTTTGTACGTCGGCGCCAACTCCCCGGACGGGTGGACGGTGGGCCACGCGGTGGTGGGTGGCGCGAGGACGACGAGCTACATCCGGGACGTCTCGAGCCCGTCGCGCTCGGTGGGCGCGCAGCTGCGCCCGGGAGCTGCCTGGTGGCTGTTCGGTGTGCCGGCCGATACGTTGGCCGGCCGCCACACCTCGCTCGGTGACCTCCGGGGACGCCCGACCGGCGAACTTCGCGATCGCCTTCGCCACTGCACCGGGCTCGAGCATCAACTCGATTGCCTCGAGTCGTGGCTCTCGGGGCGGTTGCCGAGGGTCCACAGTCTCCACCCGGCCGTCGCGCACGCACTCGAGCGCTTCGGGGACGACACCCCACCCGTACAGCGAGTCGTCGCCGAGGTGGGCCTCTCTCATCGCCGCTTCATCGAGGTGTTCCGAAACGCGGTGGGGCTCGCGCCGAAGGCTTACTGCCGCGTGCTCCGCTTCCGTCGAGCCGTCCACCTGCTCGGCACCGGGCTGGCCACCAATGTCGTCGAGGTCGCCCTCGCGGCGGGCTATGCCGACCAGTCACACTTCACGCGCGAGTTCAGCGAGCTCGCCGGTCTCACGCCAGGCGAGTACCGACGGATGGCCCCGCGCCTGCCGCACCACGTTCGGGTCTGA
- a CDS encoding ABC transporter permease has translation MNTGGDCCVFSNMERLQQDIRFAVRLLWKDRGFTVTTVTTLALCLAANTAIFAIVHSVLLKPLPFPESHRIVTMYNAYPGAGAIRGSNGVPDYYDRQRETDVFEEIAVYRGTGLTIGGRGQGDAERLAGMQVSPSFFRLLRTQPHRGHLFTEAEAEPGHDDTVLLGYGLWQRLFAGRDGAIGETLRVNGVPRTVVGVLPDGFRFVNPEVQLWIPAAFRPEDRADDRRHSNNWQMIARLKPGATIEQAQSQIDALNARNLDLIPALRQVLIDAGFHTPLFVFQEELVSEARPTLLLLWGGVLVVLIIGCVNITNLVSVRATARSRELVTRMALGANLSRIARQVVTESLLLSALGGLAGLTLAWWALQAVHYLGLDQLPRGAEIGMDARVVAYTLGLVGVVGLLVGVLPVIALRRANLGEIVREGRIDTASPGVRFVRRALVTSQVAFALVLLVGAGLLLASFERVLAIDTGFDASQVLTGNVGLPAARYAEDADVAVVQDRLLERIRAIPGVTSAGLTSTIPFGGSYSDSVILAEGYHMAPGESLISPRMVIVSDGYFEAMGTRIVAGRAFDARDTADAPRAIIIDERLARKFWPGADPLGRYLYFPSSVESVLAPPPREEWLTVVGVVPEVKLASLTTDGTSGLFGAYYLAWRQSPRRTVTFAIRTEGPPEQVANAVRAVVAGVDPELPLYGVRTMEERVDLALVDRRTPMVLAVGFAVVALFLSAIGIYGTLAYQVSQRKREIGIRMALGAAAASIFGMVLREGGLMVTIGAALGLVGAFLLRETLQAQLFGVGALDPRVIASVAAVLIVVALVACLVPARSASRTDPVRALAD, from the coding sequence ATGAACACCGGGGGGGATTGCTGCGTCTTCTCCAACATGGAGCGCCTGCAGCAGGACATCCGGTTCGCCGTGCGGCTCCTCTGGAAGGACCGGGGGTTCACGGTCACCACCGTCACCACCCTCGCCCTCTGCCTCGCCGCCAACACGGCCATCTTCGCCATCGTCCACTCGGTGCTGCTCAAGCCGCTCCCGTTCCCCGAGTCGCACCGCATCGTGACGATGTACAACGCCTATCCCGGGGCGGGGGCCATTCGCGGGTCGAACGGCGTGCCCGACTACTACGACCGTCAACGTGAGACCGACGTCTTCGAGGAGATCGCGGTCTACCGGGGCACGGGGCTCACCATCGGGGGTCGGGGGCAAGGCGACGCCGAGCGCCTGGCCGGCATGCAGGTGTCTCCTTCGTTCTTCCGCCTCCTGCGGACCCAGCCCCATCGGGGCCACCTGTTCACCGAGGCGGAAGCCGAGCCCGGCCACGACGACACGGTCCTTCTCGGTTACGGTCTCTGGCAGCGGCTCTTCGCCGGCCGCGACGGGGCGATCGGCGAGACGCTGCGCGTCAACGGCGTCCCGCGCACGGTGGTCGGCGTGCTCCCCGACGGGTTCCGGTTCGTCAACCCCGAGGTGCAGCTCTGGATTCCCGCGGCCTTCAGGCCCGAGGACCGGGCCGACGACCGCCGGCACAGCAACAACTGGCAGATGATCGCGCGCCTGAAGCCGGGTGCGACGATCGAGCAGGCGCAGAGCCAGATCGACGCCCTGAACGCACGCAACCTCGACCTGATTCCGGCGCTGCGGCAGGTGCTGATCGACGCCGGCTTCCATACGCCGCTCTTCGTGTTCCAGGAGGAGCTCGTGTCCGAAGCCCGGCCGACGCTCCTGCTGCTCTGGGGCGGCGTGCTGGTCGTGCTGATCATCGGCTGCGTGAACATCACGAACCTCGTCTCGGTCCGCGCCACGGCCCGGTCGCGCGAGCTCGTGACACGGATGGCGCTCGGCGCGAACCTGTCGCGTATCGCGCGCCAGGTGGTGACCGAGTCCCTGCTCCTCTCGGCGCTCGGGGGTCTTGCCGGCCTGACGCTCGCCTGGTGGGCGCTGCAGGCGGTGCACTACCTGGGCCTCGACCAGCTCCCGCGAGGCGCGGAGATCGGCATGGATGCGCGCGTCGTGGCCTACACGCTGGGCCTGGTCGGTGTCGTCGGCCTGCTCGTCGGCGTCCTGCCGGTCATCGCCCTGCGGCGCGCCAACCTGGGCGAAATCGTCCGCGAGGGACGCATCGACACGGCATCGCCCGGGGTGCGTTTCGTCCGGCGGGCCCTCGTGACGAGCCAGGTGGCGTTCGCGCTCGTGCTGCTCGTCGGCGCGGGCCTGCTGCTTGCCAGCTTCGAGCGCGTGCTCGCCATCGACACCGGGTTCGACGCCTCGCAGGTGCTCACCGGCAACGTCGGCCTGCCCGCGGCGCGGTACGCCGAGGACGCCGACGTCGCCGTGGTGCAGGACCGCCTGCTCGAGCGCATTCGGGCGATTCCCGGGGTGACCAGCGCGGGTCTGACGAGCACCATCCCGTTTGGCGGGTCGTACAGCGACAGCGTCATCCTCGCCGAGGGCTATCACATGGCGCCGGGCGAGTCGCTGATCTCGCCGCGCATGGTCATCGTGAGCGACGGGTACTTCGAGGCGATGGGGACGCGGATCGTCGCCGGCCGGGCGTTCGACGCGCGCGACACCGCGGACGCGCCCCGCGCCATCATCATCGACGAACGGCTCGCACGAAAGTTCTGGCCGGGCGCCGACCCGCTCGGCCGCTACCTGTACTTCCCGTCGAGCGTGGAGAGCGTGCTCGCCCCGCCTCCGCGCGAGGAGTGGCTCACCGTCGTCGGCGTCGTGCCCGAGGTGAAGCTCGCCAGCCTCACGACCGACGGCACGTCAGGCCTCTTTGGGGCCTACTACCTCGCCTGGCGCCAGTCTCCGCGGCGGACGGTGACCTTCGCCATCCGGACTGAGGGCCCACCCGAGCAGGTCGCCAACGCGGTGCGAGCCGTCGTGGCCGGTGTCGACCCCGAACTGCCCCTCTACGGCGTGCGCACGATGGAGGAACGCGTGGACCTGGCGCTCGTCGACCGGCGAACGCCCATGGTGCTCGCCGTCGGCTTCGCCGTCGTCGCGCTGTTCCTGTCGGCGATCGGCATCTACGGCACGCTGGCGTATCAGGTGTCGCAGCGAAAGCGGGAGATCGGCATCCGGATGGCGCTCGGCGCTGCGGCAGCGAGCATCTTCGGCATGGTGCTGCGCGAAGGCGGGCTCATGGTGACGATCGGCGCGGCGCTGGGCCTCGTGGGGGCGTTCCTGCTGCGCGAGACGCTGCAGGCGCAGCTGTTCGGCGTCGGTGCGCTCGACCCGCGGGTCATCGCCAGCGTCGCGGCGGTGCTCATCGTCGTGGCCCTGGTCGCGTGTCTCGTTCCGGCGAGGAGCGCCTCGCGCACCGACCCGGTCAGGGCGCTGGCCGATTGA
- a CDS encoding VOC family protein yields the protein MSIHELFAYLHVAGADRAIAFYEQAFGATEKFRLTEPGGRIGHAELDFGGTTLMLADEFAELGIRGPHAIGGTSVTIHLHVDNADEVIRRAVDAGATLERAPKDEFYGERSGCVVDPFGHRWNIGHHIEDVSPDEMQRRYTSL from the coding sequence ATGAGCATTCACGAGCTGTTCGCGTACTTGCACGTTGCCGGGGCCGACCGCGCGATCGCGTTCTACGAGCAGGCGTTCGGCGCCACCGAGAAGTTCCGGCTGACCGAACCAGGCGGCCGCATCGGGCACGCGGAGCTCGATTTCGGGGGCACGACCCTGATGCTCGCCGACGAGTTCGCTGAACTCGGGATACGGGGGCCGCACGCGATCGGCGGTACGAGCGTGACGATTCACCTCCACGTCGACAACGCCGACGAGGTGATCCGTCGCGCGGTCGACGCCGGGGCCACGCTCGAGCGCGCGCCGAAGGACGAGTTCTACGGTGAGCGGTCGGGATGCGTCGTCGACCCGTTCGGCCACCGGTGGAACATCGGCCACCACATCGAGGACGTCTCGCCCGACGAGATGCAGCGACGATACACCTCCTTGTAG
- a CDS encoding PQQ-binding-like beta-propeller repeat protein, with product MHRRRVGTGLAILLCALAAAGLGRVVPLDAREDEATVHLVADEGEAARYWARWRGPTGQGLVTGDYPDTWSPSTTPRWRTAVPGRGNSSPIVWGDRIFLTTAQDEGRRLSVLAFRRSDGTRLWELVVPQDGVEKVHAKNGHASATPTTDGEIVYASFGSQGLVAVDFDGRLVWHRKIGDLQNYHGSAGSPVLYKDRVFLYQDHKGGAGVTAFVAAFDKKTGQTKWWRERTETVGWGTPVVVRAGDRDELVVSSQHRVAAYDPDTGDELWTVKGNTFEVIPTPVVGHGLIFCSSGRAGPTMAIRPGGRGDVTDTHVVWKAPKGSPFVPSPLLQGDYLYLVNDMSSILTAYRARTGEVVYQGRLGEVMREGFSASPVAVGDRLFFTNDLGETFVVKAGPTFDLLHVNRLDARTLATPALVDGVWYFRTENELIAIGH from the coding sequence ATGCATCGACGCCGGGTCGGAACCGGACTCGCCATTCTCCTGTGCGCGCTCGCGGCGGCGGGCCTCGGACGGGTCGTTCCGCTCGACGCCCGTGAAGACGAGGCCACCGTGCACCTCGTCGCAGACGAGGGCGAGGCCGCGCGGTACTGGGCACGATGGCGCGGACCGACGGGCCAGGGCCTCGTCACGGGCGACTACCCCGACACGTGGTCGCCGTCCACGACGCCACGATGGCGAACGGCGGTGCCCGGGCGCGGCAACTCGTCGCCGATCGTGTGGGGTGACCGCATCTTCCTCACGACCGCGCAGGACGAGGGCCGTCGCCTGTCCGTGCTGGCGTTTCGCCGGTCCGACGGCACACGGCTCTGGGAACTCGTGGTGCCGCAGGACGGGGTCGAGAAGGTGCACGCGAAGAACGGCCACGCGTCGGCCACGCCGACGACCGACGGTGAGATCGTCTACGCCTCGTTCGGCAGCCAGGGACTCGTGGCGGTCGATTTCGACGGCCGCCTCGTCTGGCACCGCAAGATCGGCGATCTGCAGAACTACCACGGCAGCGCGGGCTCGCCGGTGCTGTACAAGGACCGCGTGTTCCTCTACCAGGACCACAAGGGCGGCGCCGGTGTCACGGCGTTCGTGGCGGCGTTCGACAAGAAGACGGGCCAGACGAAATGGTGGCGGGAGAGGACCGAGACCGTGGGCTGGGGCACGCCGGTCGTCGTCCGGGCTGGCGACCGCGATGAACTGGTCGTCAGCAGTCAACACCGCGTCGCCGCGTACGACCCGGACACTGGCGACGAGTTGTGGACGGTGAAGGGCAACACCTTCGAGGTGATCCCCACGCCGGTCGTCGGTCACGGGCTGATCTTCTGCTCGTCGGGCCGCGCCGGCCCGACGATGGCGATCAGGCCGGGCGGGCGCGGCGACGTCACCGACACACACGTCGTGTGGAAGGCGCCGAAGGGCTCGCCCTTCGTCCCGTCGCCGCTGCTGCAGGGCGACTATCTCTACCTGGTCAACGACATGTCGAGCATTCTGACGGCATATCGTGCGCGCACGGGCGAGGTGGTCTACCAGGGCCGGCTCGGCGAGGTCATGCGCGAGGGGTTCTCGGCCTCGCCGGTCGCCGTCGGCGACCGCCTGTTCTTCACGAACGATCTGGGAGAGACCTTCGTGGTCAAGGCCGGTCCGACCTTCGATCTGCTGCACGTGAACCGGCTCGACGCGCGGACGCTGGCCACGCCGGCGCTCGTTGACGGGGTGTGGTACTTCCGGACGGAGAACGAGCTGATCGCGATCGGCCACTGA
- a CDS encoding VTT domain-containing protein, whose amino-acid sequence MSEIGRLLGHDASWIYAVLFLYAFVKTGPLPIAAAYGSTLGWLDAGWAFLAVAAGALAGDQVRFEVGRRYGPSILTRFPRWSARVEATLRVLERHHVPVLVLFRFAKGLRTPVSLGLGATRLERRRFTALNVVTAVTWSATLSGLGLMAGAVLTTSDSRLVPIASLVTMVGMISALGWTMRREVERRLVGVPASSEAPVR is encoded by the coding sequence ATGAGCGAGATTGGGCGCCTGCTCGGCCACGACGCCTCGTGGATCTACGCCGTGCTCTTCCTCTACGCCTTCGTGAAGACGGGACCGCTGCCCATCGCGGCGGCCTATGGGTCGACGCTCGGCTGGCTCGACGCGGGCTGGGCCTTTCTGGCCGTGGCGGCCGGTGCACTTGCCGGCGATCAGGTCCGGTTCGAGGTCGGGCGGCGATACGGCCCGTCGATCCTGACCCGGTTTCCCCGCTGGTCGGCCCGAGTCGAGGCGACCCTGCGGGTTCTCGAACGCCACCATGTGCCGGTGCTCGTCCTGTTCCGCTTCGCGAAGGGGCTGCGCACGCCGGTGTCGCTCGGCCTCGGCGCGACGCGGCTCGAACGCCGGCGGTTCACGGCGCTCAACGTCGTGACGGCCGTCACCTGGTCGGCCACGCTCTCGGGGCTCGGTCTGATGGCCGGTGCGGTGCTCACCACGAGTGATTCCCGCCTCGTGCCCATCGCCAGCCTGGTCACCATGGTGGGCATGATCTCGGCGCTCGGCTGGACGATGCGCCGCGAGGTCGAACGGCGGCTCGTCGGCGTGCCCGCGTCGAGTGAGGCTCCAGTCCGTTGA